One Staphylococcus simiae genomic region harbors:
- a CDS encoding class I SAM-dependent methyltransferase produces the protein MKLERILPFAKTLISQHITTSSVVIDATCGNGNDTLFLAQSVPQGHVYGFDIQSIAIEHTKEKTAHFDNISLINDGHEHVNQYIQDEHIGHIDAAIFNLGYLPKGDKSIVTTPVTTIKAIEDILALLSKEGIIVLVIYHGHSEGQLERDALLEYVQHLDQKYAHVLKYEFLNQRNHAPFIIAIEKI, from the coding sequence ATGAAATTAGAACGTATTCTCCCCTTTGCTAAAACATTAATATCACAACATATTACTACTTCAAGTGTGGTTATAGATGCAACGTGTGGAAATGGTAATGATACCCTTTTTCTAGCACAAAGTGTCCCGCAAGGCCATGTTTATGGTTTTGATATTCAGTCGATTGCTATAGAACATACTAAAGAAAAAACTGCTCATTTTGATAATATTTCTTTAATTAATGACGGTCACGAACATGTAAATCAATATATACAAGACGAACATATTGGGCATATAGATGCTGCAATATTTAATTTAGGCTATTTACCAAAAGGTGATAAATCTATTGTCACGACACCTGTTACTACTATCAAAGCAATAGAAGATATCTTAGCACTTTTATCTAAAGAAGGCATTATAGTGTTAGTTATTTATCATGGTCACAGCGAAGGCCAACTAGAAAGAGATGCATTACTTGAATACGTTCAACATTTGGATCAAAAATATGCTCATGTACTTAAATACGAATTTTTAAATCAAAGAAATCATGCGCCATTTATAATTGCTATTGAAAAAATTTAA
- the istA gene encoding IS21 family transposase produces the protein MKLSLDINTDYEVTTLSDLPKLKIVMESLNMKINKSEIARQMNVDRRTIDKYLNGFKPSVNRKKQSKIDPYYDLIKELLSEECEQKFFYKRVLWQYLKDNHGLNCAYSTFRTYIRKHDLFNNYFKKGRQKSTPVGTTRFETKPGCQAQFDWKEDIRFKTKDHQEVSLNIGVLLLSYSRFKIMQVTMSKSLDVLLNLMVQAFESIEGVPEELVTDNMKTVMSQPRTETFSGQVNPKFKQFADDFNFKVKPCIAGRPRTKGKVESIMKILDEIHAYQGQLYLHEIPQFIDELNDRLNYSVHNGTGKIPIIEVKKEKSFLQPLPNVHVRNSYKVEHKYLKVNRSNMITYRSNQYSVPAEYYGKTVEVQVYDQRLFVYYNTKLIVEHPITHHKLNYQQQHYLETLAVSYGDHDDINQLALDNLKTIGEMYDE, from the coding sequence ATGAAATTATCTTTAGATATAAATACAGATTATGAAGTTACAACTCTTTCAGATTTACCAAAATTAAAAATTGTTATGGAGAGCTTAAACATGAAAATTAATAAAAGTGAAATCGCAAGACAAATGAATGTAGATCGAAGAACAATAGATAAATATTTAAATGGCTTTAAACCTTCGGTTAATCGAAAAAAACAATCTAAAATTGATCCCTATTATGATTTAATAAAAGAATTGTTGTCTGAAGAATGTGAACAGAAATTCTTTTATAAACGCGTGTTATGGCAATACCTTAAAGATAATCATGGTCTAAATTGTGCGTATTCCACATTTAGAACATATATAAGAAAACATGATTTATTCAATAATTATTTTAAAAAAGGACGACAAAAGTCAACGCCTGTTGGAACAACTAGATTTGAAACAAAACCAGGTTGCCAAGCTCAATTTGATTGGAAGGAAGATATAAGATTTAAAACGAAGGATCATCAAGAGGTATCTTTAAATATTGGTGTTTTACTCCTGTCATATTCACGCTTCAAAATTATGCAAGTTACGATGAGTAAATCATTAGATGTATTACTTAATTTAATGGTTCAAGCTTTTGAATCTATTGAAGGTGTTCCAGAGGAACTTGTTACAGATAATATGAAAACAGTGATGAGTCAACCTAGGACTGAAACGTTTAGTGGACAAGTTAATCCTAAATTCAAACAATTCGCTGATGATTTTAATTTTAAAGTGAAGCCGTGTATAGCTGGTCGTCCTAGAACGAAAGGTAAAGTTGAATCCATTATGAAAATATTAGATGAAATTCATGCCTATCAAGGACAATTATACTTACATGAAATTCCACAATTTATTGACGAATTAAATGATCGTTTGAATTACTCAGTGCATAATGGGACAGGAAAAATACCAATTATTGAAGTAAAAAAAGAAAAGAGCTTCTTACAGCCATTACCCAATGTCCATGTAAGAAACTCATATAAAGTAGAACATAAATATTTGAAAGTCAATCGTTCGAATATGATTACATATCGCTCCAATCAGTACTCAGTTCCTGCTGAATACTATGGAAAAACGGTTGAAGTTCAAGTTTATGATCAACGTTTGTTTGTTTATTATAACACCAAATTAATCGTTGAGCATCCTATTACCCATCATAAATTAAATTATCAGCAACAACACTATTTAGAAACGCTAGCTGTCTCCTATGGAGACCATGATGATATTAATCAGCTGGCCTTAGATAATTTAAAAACGATAGGAGAGATGTATGATGAATAA
- the istB gene encoding IS21-like element helper ATPase IstB — MNNITNYQRLKDNLSYLKMNQMITHLDEVIDFSITNDLSFIDTLIKLSDYEIAVKEKNMIESMVKVAAFPFKKELCDFDFSFQPNVNKQEIVDFTHLRFIENHQNIVFLGPSGVGKTHLATSIGMSAAKKRVSTYFIKCHDLIQNLKKSQLENRLENRLKHYSKYKLLIIDEIGYLPIDSEDAKLFFQLIDLRYEKKSTIFTTNINFNLWNEIFEDPKIANAILDRILHHSNVIKITGKSYRLKDHFVKVEKTE; from the coding sequence ATGAATAATATTACTAACTACCAACGTTTAAAAGATAATCTGTCATATCTAAAAATGAATCAAATGATTACTCATTTAGATGAAGTGATAGATTTTAGTATCACTAACGATTTATCATTTATTGATACTTTAATTAAATTGAGTGATTATGAAATCGCAGTTAAAGAAAAGAATATGATTGAATCAATGGTTAAGGTAGCAGCATTCCCTTTTAAAAAGGAACTGTGCGACTTTGACTTTTCATTCCAACCTAACGTCAATAAACAAGAAATCGTAGATTTTACTCATTTACGATTTATAGAAAACCATCAGAATATTGTCTTTTTAGGTCCAAGTGGTGTAGGTAAAACCCATTTAGCTACATCAATTGGTATGTCAGCAGCGAAAAAAAGAGTAAGTACGTATTTCATTAAATGTCATGATTTAATACAAAATTTGAAAAAATCTCAATTAGAGAATCGGTTAGAAAATAGACTCAAGCACTATAGTAAATATAAATTACTAATTATTGATGAAATAGGCTATTTACCTATTGATAGTGAAGATGCCAAACTCTTTTTCCAACTGATTGATTTAAGATATGAGAAGAAAAGTACCATTTTTACTACAAATATTAATTTCAATTTATGGAATGAAATATTTGAAGACCCTAAAATAGCTAATGCCATTTTAGATCGCATATTACATCACTCAAATGTCATAAAAATAACTGGGAAGTCTTATCGGTTAAAAGACCATTTTGTGAAAGTTGAAAAGACAGAATGA
- a CDS encoding XRE family transcriptional regulator: MLIRTVKKLINSNLSAYEIGKKTGVDSASIRRIRRGERTVEKLSFDTAEKLYNYQKEMEAEDKY; this comes from the coding sequence ATGTTAATAAGAACTGTAAAAAAACTAATAAATTCTAATTTATCAGCTTATGAAATAGGTAAAAAAACTGGTGTAGATTCAGCAAGTATAAGAAGAATAAGAAGAGGCGAACGAACTGTAGAAAAATTAAGTTTTGATACTGCCGAAAAGCTCTACAATTATCAAAAGGAAATGGAAGCAGAGGACAAATATTAA
- a CDS encoding rhodanese-like domain-containing protein, with the protein MKSITTDELKTKVLDSNPVNIVDVRTDEETEMGYIPNAKLIPMDQIPEHLKDFNKNETYYIICAGGVRSARVVEYLEDHDIDAVNVEGGMKSWGDEGLEMSNI; encoded by the coding sequence ATGAAGTCAATTACGACTGACGAATTAAAAACTAAAGTGTTGGATTCTAATCCAGTGAATATAGTAGATGTTAGAACGGATGAAGAAACTGAAATGGGTTATATCCCTAATGCTAAATTAATTCCAATGGATCAAATTCCAGAGCATTTAAAAGATTTCAATAAAAATGAAACATATTATATCATTTGTGCTGGTGGCGTTCGTAGTGCCAGAGTTGTTGAATATTTAGAAGATCATGATATTGACGCAGTTAATGTAGAAGGCGGCATGAAATCATGGGGCGATGAAGGTTTAGAAATGAGTAACATCTAA
- a CDS encoding TIGR01212 family radical SAM protein (This family includes YhcC from E. coli K-12, an uncharacterized radical SAM protein.) — MGNHFPYAFENKRYHTWNYHLKNKFGQKIFKVALDGGFDCPNRDGTVAHGGCTFCSAAGSGDFAGNRADSIEVQFKEIKEKMHEKWRDGKYIAYFQAFTNTHAPVEVLKEKFEPVLKEPGVVGLSIGTRPDCLPDDVVEYLADLNQRTYLWVELGLQTIHQSTSDLINRAHDIQTYYDGVAKLRKHNINVCTHIINGLPGEDYDMMMATAKEVAQMDVQGIKIHLLHLLKGTPMVKQYDKGMLEFMTQEQYTNLVVDQLEILPPEMIIHRITGDGPIDLMVGPMWSVNKWEVLNAIDDELARRDSYQGINYKEHVTS, encoded by the coding sequence ATGGGCAATCATTTCCCGTATGCTTTTGAAAACAAACGTTATCATACATGGAATTATCATTTAAAAAATAAATTTGGTCAAAAAATATTTAAAGTAGCACTTGATGGTGGCTTTGACTGTCCTAATCGAGATGGTACAGTAGCTCACGGTGGCTGTACATTCTGTTCAGCTGCTGGTAGTGGAGATTTTGCAGGTAATCGTGCAGATTCTATAGAAGTGCAATTTAAAGAAATCAAAGAAAAAATGCACGAAAAATGGCGTGATGGCAAGTACATTGCCTACTTTCAAGCATTTACAAATACACATGCACCTGTAGAAGTATTAAAAGAAAAATTTGAACCTGTATTAAAAGAACCTGGTGTCGTAGGTCTATCTATAGGAACAAGACCAGATTGTCTACCTGACGATGTAGTGGAATACTTAGCCGATTTAAATCAACGTACGTACTTATGGGTTGAATTGGGATTACAAACAATCCATCAATCAACATCAGATTTAATTAATCGTGCTCATGATATTCAAACATATTATGATGGTGTAGCTAAACTGCGTAAGCACAATATAAATGTATGTACACATATTATTAACGGTTTACCTGGTGAAGACTATGACATGATGATGGCAACAGCTAAAGAAGTTGCACAAATGGATGTACAAGGTATTAAAATTCATCTATTACACTTATTAAAAGGTACACCAATGGTCAAACAGTATGATAAAGGTATGCTAGAGTTTATGACTCAAGAACAATATACTAATTTAGTTGTTGATCAGTTAGAAATCTTACCTCCTGAAATGATTATTCATAGAATCACTGGTGATGGACCGATAGATTTAATGGTAGGTCCTATGTGGAGTGTTAATAAATGGGAAGTATTAAATGCTATAGATGATGAATTAGCTAGACGTGATTCATATCAAGGTATTAATTATAAGGAACATGTGACATCATGA
- a CDS encoding transcriptional regulator, SarA/Rot family yields MKNLDSDKVSGILKLETLLTDINSIFDEIEKEYHMTKEEVLILLTLWQKGSMTLKEMDQFVEVKPYKRTRTYNNLVDLEWIYKERPVDDERTVIIHFNEKVLDKKETLLSFIGEAIANKANVFENSMKSILAV; encoded by the coding sequence ATGAAAAATCTTGATAGTGATAAAGTCTCTGGTATTTTAAAACTTGAAACTTTGTTGACGGATATCAACTCTATTTTTGATGAAATAGAAAAGGAATATCATATGACAAAAGAAGAAGTTTTGATTTTATTAACACTATGGCAAAAAGGTTCAATGACACTTAAAGAAATGGACCAATTTGTAGAAGTAAAACCTTATAAACGTACAAGAACATACAATAATCTTGTAGATTTAGAATGGATTTACAAAGAAAGACCAGTTGATGATGAAAGAACTGTAATTATTCATTTTAATGAAAAAGTGTTAGATAAAAAAGAAACATTGTTATCATTTATTGGAGAAGCTATTGCAAATAAAGCTAATGTTTTTGAAAATAGTATGAAATCTATTTTAGCAGTATAG
- a CDS encoding Fic family protein gives MTLKGIEKLPVSVSNSVALKIYIKVSEINMKLGKMNSELSHAIVNDNFINIMSMRESLESTKIEGTQVTFDELLEEKMEKRQSNEVKEVLNYMDALTYGYDQIKNKNMPISSNLIKKLHAILLEGTRGKEKDPGNFRKIQNFIGPDNKIENATYIPIEANQIDDYMTNLEYFMNGLEHNSLVVNTNDTCFNFDADPLIRTAITHAQFESIHPFLDGNGRLGRILIILMLVNTGVIDKPVFFVSEELEKEKARYYDLLNGVRSKNSDWEGWIMFFLNASERMINSILKKIEKSEKLYTNGVKRLKAKSEISLWFLMFQEPKITVKRASEITSYSQPTVRRALKKLAELDLIYEEKSKKRNRSYNNYELLRIIND, from the coding sequence ATGACGTTAAAAGGTATCGAAAAACTTCCAGTAAGTGTTTCTAATAGTGTTGCATTAAAAATATATATTAAAGTATCTGAAATTAATATGAAGTTAGGCAAAATGAATAGTGAGCTATCACACGCAATAGTCAATGATAACTTTATAAATATAATGAGTATGAGAGAGTCATTAGAATCAACTAAAATTGAGGGAACTCAAGTTACATTTGATGAGTTATTAGAAGAAAAAATGGAGAAAAGACAAAGTAACGAAGTTAAAGAAGTACTTAACTATATGGATGCATTAACCTATGGGTATGATCAAATCAAAAATAAAAATATGCCAATTTCCTCAAATCTAATAAAAAAGTTACATGCTATATTATTAGAAGGAACGAGAGGTAAAGAGAAAGATCCAGGCAATTTTAGAAAAATACAGAATTTTATAGGTCCTGATAATAAAATTGAAAATGCGACTTATATACCAATTGAAGCCAATCAAATTGATGACTATATGACCAACTTAGAGTACTTTATGAATGGTTTAGAACATAATAGTTTAGTAGTAAATACTAACGATACGTGCTTTAATTTTGATGCTGACCCATTAATAAGAACAGCTATCACACACGCCCAATTTGAGTCTATTCATCCTTTTCTTGATGGAAATGGTAGGTTAGGGAGAATTTTAATTATTTTAATGTTAGTAAATACAGGTGTCATAGATAAACCAGTATTCTTTGTTAGTGAAGAATTGGAAAAAGAAAAAGCTAGATACTATGATTTACTAAATGGTGTGAGATCTAAAAATAGTGATTGGGAAGGTTGGATAATGTTTTTCCTTAATGCAAGTGAAAGAATGATTAACAGTATATTAAAAAAAATTGAAAAATCCGAAAAACTATATACTAATGGCGTAAAACGATTAAAAGCCAAATCAGAAATAAGTCTATGGTTCTTAATGTTTCAAGAGCCAAAAATAACAGTTAAAAGAGCATCAGAAATAACATCTTACTCTCAACCAACCGTAAGAAGAGCATTAAAAAAATTGGCTGAATTAGATTTGATTTATGAAGAGAAGAGTAAGAAGCGTAACAGAAGTTATAATAATTATGAATTGTTAAGAATTATTAATGATTAA
- the leuS gene encoding leucine--tRNA ligase: protein MNYNHKQIEKKWQDYWDEHKTFKTSDNLGQKKFYALDMFPYPSGAGLHVGHPEGYTATDIISRYKRMQGYNVLHPMGWDAFGLPAEQYALDTGNDPREFTKKNIQTFKRQIKELGFSYDWDREVNTTDPEYYKWTQWIFIQLYNKGLAYVDEVAVNWCPALGTVLSNEEVIDGVSERGGHPVYRKPMKQWVLKITEYADQLLADLDDLDWPESLKDMQRNWIGRSEGAKVAFDVDGLENKVDVFTTRPDTIYGASFLVLSPEHPLVNIITTDDNREAVKAYQTEASKKSDLERTDLAKDKSGVFTGAYAINPLSGKQLPIWIADYVLSTYGTGAVMAVPAHDERDHEFAKKFDLPIIEVIEGGNVQEAAYTGEGKHVNSGELNGLDNEQAITKAISLLEQKNAGEKKVNYKLRDWLFSRQRYWGEPIPVIHWEDGTMTTVPEEELPLLLPETNEIKPSGTGESPLANIDSFVNVVDEKTGMKGRRETNTMPQWAGSCWYYLRYIDPKNEDMIADPEKLKHWLPVDLYIGGVEHAVLHLLYARFWHKVLYDLGVVPTKEPFQKLFNQGMILGEGNEKMSKSKGNVINPDDIVRSHGADTLRLYEMFMGPLDAAIAWSEKGLDGSRRFLDRVWRLVTNDDGTLDSKIVLTNNKSLDKVYNQTVKKVTEDFETLGFNTAISQLMVFINECYKVDEIYKPYIEGFVKMLSPIAPHLGEELWQILGHQETITYQPWPTFDESLLVDDEVEIVVQVNGKLRAKINIPKDMSKEDMQEAALQNDNVKESIAGKDIKKVIAVPQKLVNIVAK from the coding sequence GTGAATTACAATCATAAGCAAATTGAAAAGAAATGGCAAGATTATTGGGACGAACATAAAACATTTAAAACAAGTGACAACTTAGGTCAGAAAAAATTCTATGCACTTGATATGTTCCCTTATCCATCAGGTGCAGGTTTACATGTAGGTCACCCCGAAGGTTATACAGCTACAGATATTATTTCTAGATATAAACGTATGCAAGGATATAACGTACTGCATCCAATGGGGTGGGATGCATTTGGTTTACCTGCTGAACAGTATGCGTTAGATACTGGAAATGATCCGCGCGAATTTACTAAGAAAAATATTCAAACGTTTAAACGTCAAATTAAAGAATTAGGCTTCAGTTATGATTGGGATCGTGAAGTAAATACGACAGATCCTGAATATTATAAATGGACACAATGGATTTTTATTCAACTTTATAACAAAGGTTTAGCTTACGTTGATGAAGTGGCAGTAAATTGGTGTCCTGCATTAGGAACTGTATTATCTAATGAAGAAGTTATTGATGGTGTATCTGAACGTGGTGGACATCCAGTTTACCGTAAACCTATGAAACAATGGGTATTAAAGATTACTGAATATGCTGATCAACTACTTGCTGACTTAGATGATTTGGATTGGCCTGAATCATTAAAAGATATGCAACGAAATTGGATTGGTCGTTCTGAAGGTGCGAAAGTTGCATTTGATGTTGACGGTTTAGAAAATAAAGTAGACGTCTTTACTACTAGACCAGATACTATTTATGGTGCGTCATTCTTAGTTTTAAGTCCGGAACATCCACTAGTTAACATTATAACTACTGATGATAATAGAGAGGCAGTTAAAGCTTATCAAACAGAAGCATCTAAAAAATCTGATTTAGAGCGTACAGATTTAGCAAAAGATAAATCTGGTGTCTTCACTGGTGCGTATGCTATTAACCCATTATCTGGAAAACAATTACCAATTTGGATTGCTGACTATGTCTTATCAACATATGGAACTGGTGCAGTAATGGCAGTTCCAGCACATGATGAACGTGACCATGAGTTTGCTAAGAAATTTGACTTGCCTATTATTGAAGTTATAGAAGGTGGCAATGTACAAGAAGCGGCTTACACAGGCGAAGGCAAACATGTTAATTCAGGTGAATTGAATGGTTTAGATAATGAACAAGCAATAACTAAAGCCATCAGCCTGTTAGAACAAAAAAATGCTGGAGAAAAGAAAGTTAATTATAAATTGCGTGATTGGTTATTTAGTCGTCAACGTTATTGGGGAGAGCCAATTCCAGTAATACACTGGGAAGATGGTACGATGACTACAGTACCAGAAGAAGAATTGCCATTATTATTACCAGAAACTAATGAAATTAAACCATCTGGTACTGGAGAATCACCGTTAGCAAATATCGATTCATTTGTTAATGTTGTTGATGAAAAAACAGGCATGAAAGGTCGTCGTGAAACAAATACGATGCCACAATGGGCTGGTAGTTGTTGGTACTATTTACGTTATATTGATCCTAAAAATGAAGATATGATTGCAGATCCTGAAAAATTAAAACATTGGTTACCGGTAGATTTATATATTGGTGGGGTAGAACACGCTGTTCTTCATTTATTATACGCTAGATTCTGGCATAAAGTATTATATGATTTAGGTGTAGTTCCTACTAAAGAACCATTCCAAAAATTATTCAACCAAGGAATGATTCTTGGTGAAGGTAATGAAAAAATGAGTAAATCTAAAGGTAATGTTATCAATCCAGATGATATTGTACGTTCTCATGGAGCAGATACACTAAGATTATACGAAATGTTTATGGGTCCTTTAGATGCAGCAATCGCATGGAGTGAAAAAGGTCTTGATGGTTCTCGTCGTTTCTTAGATAGAGTGTGGAGATTAGTAACGAATGATGATGGCACTTTAGATTCAAAAATAGTCTTAACTAATAATAAATCATTAGACAAAGTATATAATCAAACAGTTAAAAAAGTAACTGAAGATTTTGAGACACTTGGATTCAATACAGCCATCAGTCAACTAATGGTATTTATCAATGAATGTTATAAAGTTGACGAAATTTACAAACCTTATATTGAAGGATTTGTTAAAATGTTATCTCCAATCGCTCCTCATCTTGGAGAAGAATTATGGCAAATACTAGGTCATCAAGAGACAATTACTTATCAACCATGGCCTACTTTTGACGAATCATTATTAGTAGATGATGAAGTAGAAATTGTTGTGCAAGTTAATGGTAAATTAAGAGCTAAAATTAATATCCCGAAAGATATGTCAAAAGAAGACATGCAAGAAGCTGCATTGCAAAATGATAATGTCAAAGAAAGTATTGCAGGTAAAGATATTAAAAAAGTAATTGCAGTGCCTCAAAAATTAGTGAATATTGTTGCAAAATAA
- the ltrA gene encoding group II intron reverse transcriptase/maturase yields MYRESPSMMELVVRENNIQKAIKKVKKNNGAPGIDGMRVSELTSHFAKYFPQIKQKLLDGTYKPQAVRKVEIPKSNGKKRVLGIPVARDRVIQQAIKQVIEPSIDRTFSKHSHGFRPNRSTGTALKECATYYEEGYLVAVDCDLKQCFDMLNHDKLMYLFERHVQDKAISKFIRRSLQVGAIDLNGNYRSREIGAPQGGVISPLLCNIYLHELDNELEKRGHRFVRYADDFVIFVRTKRAGQRVMESVTKFIEKDLKLIVNSEKSKVGSITRLKFLSCLMTKVNGTYRFRPTMEARRNLKRTLRRLTKRNRPGTFKEIISEINQVTRGWINYFGKGFITGFVTKLQSWLNRRIRQLILKRWKRIKTKYKMLRKYGLDHKSAMKIANSRKKYWRLSSTHEVHRALTTKRLYKLGLEPLTQLAETAYARY; encoded by the coding sequence ATGTATCGTGAGTCTCCATCTATGATGGAGCTTGTTGTAAGAGAGAATAATATACAAAAAGCAATTAAGAAAGTGAAGAAAAACAACGGTGCACCTGGCATCGATGGCATGCGAGTAAGTGAATTAACATCACATTTCGCAAAATACTTTCCACAAATTAAACAAAAACTGCTTGATGGCACGTATAAGCCACAAGCAGTAAGAAAGGTTGAAATACCTAAATCAAATGGGAAAAAGCGCGTGCTTGGAATCCCTGTCGCAAGAGACAGAGTTATCCAACAAGCCATTAAACAAGTCATTGAACCTAGTATCGACCGTACTTTCTCAAAACACAGTCATGGCTTTAGACCGAATCGTAGTACAGGAACTGCACTTAAAGAATGTGCAACATACTATGAAGAAGGTTACTTAGTTGCAGTTGATTGTGATTTAAAACAGTGCTTTGATATGTTGAACCATGATAAATTAATGTATCTATTTGAACGACATGTTCAAGATAAAGCCATTTCTAAATTTATTCGTAGAAGCCTACAGGTTGGTGCAATCGACCTCAATGGTAATTATCGAAGTAGAGAAATAGGTGCACCGCAAGGTGGTGTTATTTCCCCGTTACTTTGTAATATTTATCTTCACGAATTAGATAATGAATTGGAGAAACGTGGTCATCGCTTTGTTCGTTATGCAGATGACTTCGTCATCTTTGTACGTACAAAACGAGCGGGTCAACGTGTCATGGAAAGTGTGACAAAGTTTATCGAAAAAGACCTTAAACTTATTGTAAATAGTGAAAAGAGCAAGGTAGGTTCTATCACACGTTTAAAGTTCTTGAGTTGTCTAATGACCAAAGTAAATGGCACTTATCGTTTCAGACCGACTATGGAAGCAAGAAGAAATTTAAAACGCACCTTAAGACGTCTAACGAAACGAAATAGACCAGGTACCTTTAAAGAGATTATATCAGAAATTAATCAAGTAACACGAGGGTGGATAAATTACTTTGGTAAAGGATTTATTACAGGTTTTGTAACGAAGTTACAATCATGGTTAAACCGACGCATTAGACAACTAATCCTCAAAAGATGGAAAAGAATAAAAACCAAATATAAGATGTTACGTAAGTATGGACTTGACCATAAGAGTGCAATGAAAATTGCCAATTCAAGAAAGAAATACTGGCGCTTATCATCAACGCATGAAGTTCATCGTGCACTTACAACAAAACGTCTCTACAAGTTGGGGTTAGAACCATTAACCCAACTCGCAGAGACGGCTTACGCAAGATATTGA
- a CDS encoding MDR family MFS transporter translates to MNIPKSVWWLVIGMAINITGSSFLWPLNTIYMKQELDKSLTIAGLVLMINSVGMVIGNLLGGTLFDKLGGYKTIMLGTVTCLCSTTLLNFFHGWPWYAVWLVMLGFGGGMIIPAIYAMAGAVWPNGGRQTFNAIYLAQNIGVALGAALGGFVAEFSFNYIFLANLIMYIIFAIVALTQFNIPISVKVKFPNHMELAKSKNKSKLMSLILICAMFAICWIAYIQWESTIASFTQSINISMSQYSVLWTINGIMILVAQPLIKPVLYILKGNLKKQMFVGIIIFMMSFLVTSFAQSFTIFVVGMVILTFGEMFVWPAVPTIANNLAPKGKQGQYQGFVNSASTIGKAVGPFLGGVLVDVFNMRMMFLGMIVLLVGALILLIAFNENNSKSVQADHEL, encoded by the coding sequence ATGAATATACCTAAATCAGTATGGTGGCTAGTCATTGGTATGGCAATCAATATTACTGGTTCTAGTTTTTTATGGCCTTTAAATACTATTTATATGAAGCAGGAACTAGATAAGAGTTTGACGATTGCTGGTTTAGTACTGATGATAAATTCTGTTGGTATGGTTATTGGAAATTTATTAGGTGGTACATTATTTGATAAATTAGGTGGCTATAAAACGATTATGTTAGGCACGGTCACATGTTTATGTAGTACAACGTTATTAAATTTCTTTCATGGATGGCCTTGGTATGCAGTATGGCTTGTTATGTTAGGTTTTGGTGGAGGAATGATCATACCAGCAATTTATGCAATGGCTGGTGCAGTTTGGCCTAATGGAGGTAGACAAACATTTAATGCTATATATTTAGCACAAAATATTGGTGTAGCATTAGGTGCAGCTCTTGGTGGTTTTGTAGCAGAATTTAGTTTTAATTACATATTTTTAGCTAACCTTATTATGTATATTATTTTTGCTATTGTGGCATTAACGCAATTCAATATTCCGATTAGCGTTAAAGTAAAATTTCCAAATCATATGGAATTAGCTAAAAGTAAGAATAAATCAAAGTTGATGTCGTTAATTTTAATTTGTGCCATGTTCGCTATTTGTTGGATCGCTTATATTCAATGGGAATCAACAATTGCATCATTTACTCAATCCATAAACATTTCAATGTCTCAATATAGTGTGTTATGGACAATTAATGGCATAATGATTTTAGTAGCGCAACCATTAATTAAACCAGTGTTATACATATTGAAAGGCAATTTAAAAAAACAGATGTTTGTTGGAATCATCATTTTTATGATGTCATTTTTGGTTACTAGCTTTGCCCAAAGTTTCACTATTTTTGTTGTTGGAATGGTTATTCTAACATTTGGTGAAATGTTTGTTTGGCCTGCTGTACCAACTATTGCTAATAATTTAGCTCCTAAAGGTAAACAAGGACAATATCAAGGATTTGTTAATTCAGCTTCTACAATTGGTAAAGCTGTGGGTCCTTTTTTAGGAGGGGTATTAGTTGATGTGTTCAATATGCGTATGATGTTTTTAGGAATGATTGTGTTATTAGTAGGTGCATTAATTTTACTTATAGCATTTAATGAAAACAATTCTAAATCTGTACAAGCGGATCATGAACTTTAA